The segment ACCGATGAATCTGGACTTCCTAAACGACTTTGTCACAAAGCAACTCATCGCTGACACCTCAAATATTTCCGAGCAACGTGTTTTAATTTACCAAGGTACCAATGACGAAACTGTGCGTGCGGGAATGGCCGATAGGCTTCAAGAGTTTTACACTCGTCTTGGCGCGACAGGGAATCAATTGAAGATGGTCTTCTCAGAGGGGAATCATAACTTTCCAACATTGCGCGAAGATGGAATTCCCTGCGCAGAAGCAAAGCCTCCCTATATCGCCAATTGCAAGATTGATCTTGCCGGACAAATTCTAACTCATCTTTTGAATCGCAACTTAGTTCGTTCAAAGTTCAATGAGCACAACTTCCATGTCGTGTCGCAAACCAAGGGACCTGATTCGGTGGCGAGTTATGGTTATCTGTATGCAAATCCTCTGTGCTTGAATAAGCCTTCGGCCTGTGATCTTCACGTGGCTCTGCATGGTTGCAAGATGTCCGATTCATTCGACAAGAATTTTCAAGCCGCCTATGAAGCCAAAGTCCAATTGACCCGCGTGTTGAATATTCAAGATTATGAATTGAAAGCCCGCTCGCCCAAAATGGGAGCATTGGCCTTTGCAAAAAAAGCGGGCTATGCAGAGTACGCCGAAGCTTCCGCAAATCATTTGATGGTCTTCTTTCCGCAAACACAAATCACCTCTGACAACTATCCCGCCAATCCAAATGGCTGCTGGGACTGGTATGGTTGGACCGGAAAAGAATACGCCACCAAT is part of the Bdellovibrio svalbardensis genome and harbors:
- a CDS encoding alpha/beta hydrolase family protein translates to MKRLALFLFALMTLPATGQTRSLTISGISSGGFMASQMATIYSDQFSGVATVAGGVFFCAQNVFQNNLSAYGQAAYFNYGVNAAGHNTPSILEPLESNPLYQALGVCMQHPEKAHQNEAAKTASAQPMNLDFLNDFVTKQLIADTSNISEQRVLIYQGTNDETVRAGMADRLQEFYTRLGATGNQLKMVFSEGNHNFPTLREDGIPCAEAKPPYIANCKIDLAGQILTHLLNRNLVRSKFNEHNFHVVSQTKGPDSVASYGYLYANPLCLNKPSACDLHVALHGCKMSDSFDKNFQAAYEAKVQLTRVLNIQDYELKARSPKMGALAFAKKAGYAEYAEASANHLMVFFPQTQITSDNYPANPNGCWDWYGWTGKEYATNQGSEPSWLIQQINAIKKNPRALLLQEIPQ